TGGTTCGCACCGTTTACTATTGCTTGTGTCAACCAAAGCCCAATTTGTCCCGGAGGAGGAAGATAACCCAAAGTATCATGACCTTGTACACCAGAGAACTGCTCCATTACAGTGTAGGGTATATTTTTTAATCCTCTCGAATACTGTTGGGTAGCTGTAACCAGTGGATGGGGGTATGGTTCTTGTTGGTTCCCCCAAACAGGATAGTTGTCCCAAGACACATAGTCTAACTTAGAAAATAGAGCAGACATATCGGTTACTGGTAAAAAGGGAGAAGGATAAAGATTGGTAGTGAGTGGTTTGTTTTTACTATACTTTCTTAATATCTCTGCTTGGAAGTGAATATAAGATACAAGTTCATCTGATTGAAATCTGTAATAATCTTGAATCATCGCAGGATTGAAATTACTAGCCACATGAGCTGCCGGTAAAGGAATTTCACTCCAATCAGAATAAATCACCCCCCAAAACACATTCCCCCAACGTTTGTTAAGCGAATCTAAGGTTTTATATTTATTCTTTAGCCAGATTCGAAAATTCTTTAACGCTAAAGGGGAATAGTCTACATCGGAACCTTCGTGTCCAGGTTCGTTATCAATTTGCCAACCAACGACAGCCGGATGGTTGCCAAAATGTTTGGCCATAGCTGTCACAATTCGTTCTGTAGCTTTTTTATAGGCAGCAGATGAAAAACAAGCTTGGCGTCTGGTGCCGATTCCTCTTACAATTCCCTCTTTTGATACCTGTACGATTTCCGGAAATTTTTTGTACAACCAAGGAGGGAAGGTAGCTGTCGGAGTTCCTAAGATCGCAGTCATCCCATGTTCTTGGATTTTTTTTAAAATAGCATCAAACAAAGAAAAGTCGAACTTTCCTTCCTTCGGCTCCATGATTCCCCATGCGAATTCTGCCAACCTTACGGAAGAAAGACCCATTTCTTTCATTATTTTTAGGTCTTCATCCCAGTCCTTAGGGTTCCATTGTTCGGGGTAATAACAGGCACCAAAGATCATATTTTTCCTTTTTGCGATTGCAGAATCTATCTTGTGACACAGACTGAATCAGAAAACACCCCTTTCAATCAAATAATGTCTGACAAAGTTATTTTAGGTATATCCAACACCCATCACTATCGATTTACACTAGTCGATCTCACGGAAACTGCTAAAGAAGCTATGTTTCTACATTCTCTTAACAAAGAAATGTCCGTATTCCTTTCCAAAACCATGATGGGTGCGTTGTTTCTCGCAGAGATGACAAAAAACCAACAAAAGGTTAGTATTCAATGGAAAGATGATTCCAACAAACAAGCATTAGCCTACAGTGATCGATATGGAAAAATGAAATCTGTGGCTTATTCTGCAAGTCATGAAGAGGGTGATATTCGAAATGAATTTATACTCGGACAGGGAATCATGAAGGTGATTCGTTGGGACTTTGATTCTGATACTTATCAGTCCTATACCAACCTCGTAGAAGATACATTTGAAGTTAATTTTATTAAGTATCTAACCGAGTCTGAACAAATCAAAGGCATTGTAGGAATGGAAGTTTTTCCTTTTGATTTTCCTGGAAATGATTTCTCGGCGAAGGGTCTATTTTTTGAAGCCCTTCCCGATGCCCCAGAAGAAAGTTTTTTATTTTTAATTTCAAAGATTCAACCATTGGTTCAAAAAGAATCCTTTTGGGCTTTGGGTTTGGATGAAATGTTTCTGTCCCTACAAACCGAAATTGGATCCTATTTAGAAATTTTAAGTAACGAGGCTCCTGAATTTTTGTGCGATTGTTCCAGACATAAGGTTGCCGATATCATTGCCTCCCTCGGCAAACAAGAAGCCGACTCTATCATCGATGAATTTGGAAAGATCGAAATCACTTGTGAATTTTGTAGAACCGCTTATCAATTTGATTCCTTCGACGTGGAGAAGTTCTTTAACCAATGAAGGCGAGTTTTCTCTCCCTGAGAGAATCGGAACTGAGTCCCTTGTTTGTAAGTTTAGATCAGTTAGTGGCAAATTTTCTTAAAAATAACCAATTTCCAATTCTACTACTTTCTGGCGAAATGGGGGCAGGGAAAACTACCTTCATTCGGGAGTGGTTCAGTCGATTTGGTACTGAAAGTTCTATCAATTCACCTACCTTTTCTTTGTATAATATTTACGATTCGCCTAACTTTCGTTTGTATCATTTTGATTTGTATCGACTCAAATATCCTGAAGAACTCGATGAATTGGGATTTGAAGAGATTTGGGGAAAGGAAGGAGTTTCTGCCATTGAATGGTGGCAAATCGCTGAACCTTACCTACCAAAAGCAAATCGAATTCTACTTTCAATTGAGTCTGATTCCCTAGAATATCGCTCTTATACTTTAGAATGGTCGGAAAACGAAATTCAATGAATGTTCTATATTTCGACACAACGCAAGATTGGATCCAGGTTCTTGTTGCCCTTTACCAGTCGGAGCCTAACCTCCAAATACTAGCCAAACAAACGGAAACCACACCAAAAGAATCCTCTTACAAATTAGTTGAGATGATTCGAATGACTCTCGAAGATGCTAAAGTAAAAAAACCAGATCTTATTATTGTGACTACTGGGCCAGGATCCTTTACTGGAATTCGCATAACAGTGACTACAGCAAGAGACCTAGCCCAATTATGGGACATCCCAGTTTTTGGAATTGATAGTATGGAAGCTTATTTGGTGGGTTTCCAAAAAAAAGAGTCAGATGGGAAAACTTCCCTCTTTTGTTTGGATGGCAAACAAAATAAATATTATACAAAATATGCTACCAAATTTGATTTTTCAGAATCCTTCGACCTTACTCCAGAATTGATCGAATTAAAACTTCGAACCGCCGAATGGACACCTAACAATTGGTACTATACTGGAAATTTACCGAAGTTTTACCCAAATTCAGCTACAAAAATTGAAGCGACAAAGTTGAATCTTTCGTCTATACTAGAGTATAGTTTGAAACGATACTTCGAATCAGAACCAAATAAAAACGACTATTTATCTCTCCTGCCCAATTACATTCGCGGGACCTATGTAGATCACAAATGAATTTATGGATACCTATAAAATACAAAGAAAAATAATAGAATTTCTGGATCAACGGTCTGGAAAGGACATCACAAGACAAGAGATCAAAAAAAAATTTACCGAATCAAGTGAATTCAAACGACCCGACCCAAAAACAAAAAAGGTAAAATCTTTTAAACGGAAAGAAAAGGTTCCTAGAAAAGAAATCGAATTTCTTATCGACCAACTCATCGATCTGCTCCAGACAGAAGGATTATTAATACCCAACAAAAAGTATTTAACTGTTGCCAATCCTTTTCGCCTAACAGGAAGAATTTCTATTTCAAGAAGAGGTGATGGTTTTATTACCTTACCTACTAAGAATGATATTTTTGTTCCCGGCCCAATGACTAATTCAGCCATCACAGGCGACAAAGTAGAAGTCATTCCGTTAGGTGTCGGAAAGAAAAATAAACTTGAAGCAGAAGTGACGAATATTGTTAAACGAGGCCGAGTTCTCTATAGAATGCGTGTCAGAGAAAAAACGAATAAATTCATATTTGGAAACTTTCTAGATATGTTGGGAGATAACAAAGAAGGTGTTCTTCATGTTAAATCTATTTTAAAGGATACTTTTGATTCCATTAACGTAAATGATATTCTCATTGTAAAATTTAAAGAAGGCGCTCCTCCCCAAGAGAACATGTATGATGTTAGTTTTATCCGTTTCGAATCTGATACGAAAGAAGATAGTGACTTACAACGGATTTTAATGAAATACAATTATGATCCGGTTCATCCAGATTTTATACCTTTGGATTTTCCTGAGGAAGTGTCTGAAAAAACTGTTTCCGACTGGAACCAGAGAACCGACTTACGTGAACTATATGCCGTAACCATTGATGGCATTACTGCTAAAGACTTTGATGATGCAATCAGCTTTGTAGACGAAGGAAATAGACTTCGAATTTGGATTCACATTGCAGATGTTTCTTACTATGTAGAGAAAGATTCTCTATTAGATAAAGAAGCGTATGAAAGAGCTACGTCAGTTTATTTGGCTAATCGTGTAGTTCCCATGTTACCACCAATCCTATCAGAAGATTTGTGTAGTTTGGTTGCCAACACGAATCGTCTTGCCTTTACAGTGGAAATGGAAGCTAGTAAAACTGGTGAAATCTACAATGCAAAATTTTATAAATCAGTAATCAAAGTCAAAACTCGTTATACTTACGAAATGGCTGAGGAAGAAATCAAAGCCAAAGATCCAAATAATTGGATGTATCAGGTTTCTCAATTTACGGAGGCTTTACGGAAACGTAGGATGGCCGCTGGTCGAATCGACTTAAATTTACGAGAGACCACCATTACTTGGAACGAACGAAAAGAACCTATTGGGATTGAAAACCGCGAACGACTGACAAGTCATATTTTAATCGAAGAACTCATGTTGTCTGCGAACTTAAAAGTAGATGAGTTTTTACGAAAAAGAAAAGCACCGTCACTCCATCGAATTCATGAACCAATGGATGAGGAGAAATTAGAAACCTTAAATCATTTTCTCCAACTCAATGGCTACAACATCCAAATTAAAGATACAAGTTATGCGGAAATTATGAAGGCTGTAAAAGAAATTGAAGACAATTCTGTTGGAAAAATTTTCAATTATTTGCTTTTAAGAAGTTTTATGCAGGCCTACTACGGAGCAGATCCACTGGGCCACTGGGGACTGGGATTTAAAGACTATTGTCACTTCACTTCACCAATTAGGCGTTATCCGGATTTGATTGTCCATAGAGTTTTACAGGCTACACTTCTAGAAACAGAGAGAACCTATTCTGAGAATGAGATTGCAGTGATGGGATTACATTGTTCTGAAGAAGAACGTAGAGCCGCTGATGCGGAGCGAGACATCGTCAAAATCAAATCCTTCCGGTATTTGGAATCTACTGGAATCAAAGAATTCAAAGGTTTTATTGTGGGTATCCGCCCTTCTCAAATTTTTGTAGAGCTAGATATTTCTAATTTGGAAGGAGTTTTAGATAAATCAGAATTTACAGATGAGTTTGAAGTTGTTATCAAAAATGACTTTTCCTTCTATTCTAAAAAATATTCCAAGATATTCTTTATCGGCGATCCAGTTTCGGTCAGTCTCGATCGAATTGATTTTGAAGAGATCAAAGTCTATTTGAAATTAAAAGACTTCAAAAAAGACGACACTCCTCCCAAGAAAAAGTAAAATCAATCTCCGGATCTATTTTATAAAGATAGATTCGGAATCTCTTTTCTTCTCCATACCTTTCTAAAAAACTTTTTCTGATTCACTTGGATCGAAAGAATCTTATTAATTATCTCTTCTTCACTGACATTGAATTTTTTCATAATCTCCCTATCGAATGATAGCTGTGAATGAGCAACCCATTTGATAAGAGATTGTTTGTTTCTTTCAGATTCTGGCAATAATTCATTCACTGCTCCAAAGAATTGTTCGTGGCTTAAAAAGAGACCATTCGAAATTTCTGGCATTGGAGCCGCACCATGATCGGCAGTGACCACCATAACAAAGTTATCTCCAAAGTTATCTTTTAGAAATTGGAAGATAGTTTGAATTTCTTTGTCAGTTGCCTTAAGCACCTGTTCGGCCTCTTTAGATTCCCAACCATACAAATGTCCGACCGCATCCGTTGCCTTTAAAGTCACATAGGCAAGATCTGTGATTCCATCTTTATCTTTTTTAGTGTTGAGAATCGTTTCTGAAACCGTATCGCGAAACAACGCCCCATCCATTTTTACCTGAAATTCGGAACCTTGGAAGTGGTGAATTTTTGCCATTAACTCGATTGCGTCTTTAGCTTCAAAGTGCGTAGAGATTTGGTTTTTGTTATCTAAATAAAATTTATATAAATTGTATTTCTGCGCAGATTTTGGTGTGAGAAAAGCGTTCGCATACGATGACCAAGATAAATTTTTTATATCTTGCCAATACACATAGTCGAAGTCGGAAGGAAGGGAATCCTTATTCTTTGTGGAGGGACTAAAAAGTTTTCCATGACCTGCCATACCCACGGAGGCTCTTGCCGCATAACATTGGCTAATGATTACCGGTTCATTATTTTTGAAAAGATCCCATTCATCGGAGAAACTAGGAACTGCTAACTCACTAAGATCCCAATCTTTATTTGCTCCCTGGTATACAGGCCTGTGAAGGACTTTTCCATCTGCATAAGAATAGATTTCGTTTGAGAATATCTTTGAATCTTTAGGAAAGGCACCTGTTCCAATCGCCATGTGTCCAACGGCCGTATGGGATTCCAAGTGACCTACTTTTGCTTTTTTGAAATAGGCAGAATTGTTTTTTAAACCTTCTAAAAATGGATAAGAACCTTTGTGTGCTTTGTAAAGTTGTCTTCCACCTTGATCCACAACAACAGTGACGATGATCTCTGGTTTTACATTTTGATTTTGGAATATTTTATCTAAATAGGAAGTGTCTAGTGTATTGGTAAATTTGAAATCGAGAATCCTTCCATATATAGAAGGGATATGTTGTTGGTTGATAGGATCAGAATACTGGCCGTTTCGAATCCATTTAGGGCCATAGATCCAAATGGGAATTTCTGTATCATAAAAGTATTGTGTATAATGAGAGGTGTAGTTTACTTCTTTCGAAAAATTTTCTTCCTCTGCATCCAATTGCCATTGGGTCTTTAATTCTTCCCAAGACAGATCGTGATCCTCTAAAATATTTTTAATCTCTTCCTTAGAATAATGAGAAAGAGTGATTGCATCCCTTGCCTCTCTATCAAATATATTGAATGGATAGGGAGCCAATATTAAATCTGTATCATTCTGCATTGATAGAAAGGCAGCGCGTTTATAATCCTCTTCCCAACCACAGCCGAATAGAATAAAAAGCAAACCAATGATCAATCCATACATTCGATTCATACTATTTTTGGTTTTCACTGTTTCCTGCCTATCTTGCTACACGTTACCTGATGTTTACTTTTCGAGGCAAGTGCGAATTAAAGTAGTGGGCGATCTCATGTGTCACAACTCGCAAATCTCTACTTATTATAGACAGAAAACAAAAGACTATGATTCTACCGGTAGTTTCGAATTCGTTTCAAATCTATTACAAGATGCTGATCTCACTCTAGGAAATTTAGAGACTACGATTGCCTTTGACCCAAATGAATTCAGCGGTTATCCAAGATTTGGTTCCCCCATAGGTTTTTTAACAGGCATTCAAAATGCGGGTTTCGACATTCTTTCTACAGCGAACAACCATTCTGCTGACAAAGGTCCTTTTGGAATCGATAACACAATAGATTCTGTTTTCAATAAAGGAATGATTCCCATTGGGACCTATAAAGGAAACTCAGATTACTTGGAACGAAAAGATTTTTTTCAGGAAATCAATGGAATCAAGATTGCGATTTATAACTACTCTTATTCCACAAATGGAATTCCGGTAAAAAATGAAAGAATCGTACGATTGTTAGATGAAAAAACAATTAAAGAAGACGTACGTATTGCCAAAGAAAATGGAATCCATTTTGTGATTCTTTGGTATCACTATGGAAAAGAATACGAAGAGAAACCAGATAATTCACAAACAAAATGGGTTAACATTGGACTAGATACCGGTGCCGATATCATTATCGGAGGCCACCCCCATGTAGTCCAGAGAGTGGACCTGTTCCAAGAAGATAAAAACTTAGAAGACAGGTTGGTTGCCTATTCTCTCGGAAACTTTTTATCAGCACAAAATAGAGATGCAACAGATGGAGGAATCATCCTTTCGTTTCAAATAGAGATTGATTCACAACAACGGAAAAAAATCAAAAATGTGACAACAGATCCTGTTTGGGTATTCCCGCATGGTTATAAAATCATACCCATTCAAAAATACAAACAGAATGAAGTTTCAATAAAGGTTCCAAAACAATCAGAAAAACGAATGTATGCGTATGAATCTCATCTTAAAAAAATTCCAGGATTGGTTTTTTAGATTAGATGATTCGATCTATGATACTTGCAGCTCAATTAATCCTATCTGATTCTTAAGTATTAGAAATTTCAGAAAAAATCAATTCGTAACCTTTTCCTTCACGGATTAAAC
Above is a window of Leptospira wolbachii serovar Codice str. CDC DNA encoding:
- a CDS encoding beta-galactosidase, which encodes MIFGACYYPEQWNPKDWDEDLKIMKEMGLSSVRLAEFAWGIMEPKEGKFDFSLFDAILKKIQEHGMTAILGTPTATFPPWLYKKFPEIVQVSKEGIVRGIGTRRQACFSSAAYKKATERIVTAMAKHFGNHPAVVGWQIDNEPGHEGSDVDYSPLALKNFRIWLKNKYKTLDSLNKRWGNVFWGVIYSDWSEIPLPAAHVASNFNPAMIQDYYRFQSDELVSYIHFQAEILRKYSKNKPLTTNLYPSPFLPVTDMSALFSKLDYVSWDNYPVWGNQQEPYPHPLVTATQQYSRGLKNIPYTVMEQFSGVQGHDTLGYLPPPGQIGLWLTQAIVNGANQIYFFRYRTARFGQEQLCYGILDHGKRKTTKYFELKETIQDIKEFAADIAESPYKAEVAILHDIENSRNYKHQPLSDGLKFAPVPFAQVGYDIELATWFAGTNVLNVNSHSLPVHVDYDWSKYKVLTLPLYTMFDPLVVEKLKKYVANGGTLVLGYRAGIKDKDHWMVEEPVPGVFSEMAGVEVFQFEAPATDKVGIRMGFLPLKGSKFCEILEPTTAKVIARYKDSKKFYSGKPAITVNTYGKGKVYYVGTSLTPESFILLYRKILKEAGVRFGFLGASIERHHREGKQYNYEITMNHSPRYKLAGLSILKPFGYKIKRIPK
- a CDS encoding Hsp33 family molecular chaperone HslO — its product is MSDKVILGISNTHHYRFTLVDLTETAKEAMFLHSLNKEMSVFLSKTMMGALFLAEMTKNQQKVSIQWKDDSNKQALAYSDRYGKMKSVAYSASHEEGDIRNEFILGQGIMKVIRWDFDSDTYQSYTNLVEDTFEVNFIKYLTESEQIKGIVGMEVFPFDFPGNDFSAKGLFFEALPDAPEESFLFLISKIQPLVQKESFWALGLDEMFLSLQTEIGSYLEILSNEAPEFLCDCSRHKVADIIASLGKQEADSIIDEFGKIEITCEFCRTAYQFDSFDVEKFFNQ
- the tsaE gene encoding tRNA (adenosine(37)-N6)-threonylcarbamoyltransferase complex ATPase subunit type 1 TsaE, with translation MKASFLSLRESELSPLFVSLDQLVANFLKNNQFPILLLSGEMGAGKTTFIREWFSRFGTESSINSPTFSLYNIYDSPNFRLYHFDLYRLKYPEELDELGFEEIWGKEGVSAIEWWQIAEPYLPKANRILLSIESDSLEYRSYTLEWSENEIQ
- the tsaB gene encoding tRNA (adenosine(37)-N6)-threonylcarbamoyltransferase complex dimerization subunit type 1 TsaB, coding for MNVLYFDTTQDWIQVLVALYQSEPNLQILAKQTETTPKESSYKLVEMIRMTLEDAKVKKPDLIIVTTGPGSFTGIRITVTTARDLAQLWDIPVFGIDSMEAYLVGFQKKESDGKTSLFCLDGKQNKYYTKYATKFDFSESFDLTPELIELKLRTAEWTPNNWYYTGNLPKFYPNSATKIEATKLNLSSILEYSLKRYFESEPNKNDYLSLLPNYIRGTYVDHK
- a CDS encoding ribonuclease R family protein, which encodes MDTYKIQRKIIEFLDQRSGKDITRQEIKKKFTESSEFKRPDPKTKKVKSFKRKEKVPRKEIEFLIDQLIDLLQTEGLLIPNKKYLTVANPFRLTGRISISRRGDGFITLPTKNDIFVPGPMTNSAITGDKVEVIPLGVGKKNKLEAEVTNIVKRGRVLYRMRVREKTNKFIFGNFLDMLGDNKEGVLHVKSILKDTFDSINVNDILIVKFKEGAPPQENMYDVSFIRFESDTKEDSDLQRILMKYNYDPVHPDFIPLDFPEEVSEKTVSDWNQRTDLRELYAVTIDGITAKDFDDAISFVDEGNRLRIWIHIADVSYYVEKDSLLDKEAYERATSVYLANRVVPMLPPILSEDLCSLVANTNRLAFTVEMEASKTGEIYNAKFYKSVIKVKTRYTYEMAEEEIKAKDPNNWMYQVSQFTEALRKRRMAAGRIDLNLRETTITWNERKEPIGIENRERLTSHILIEELMLSANLKVDEFLRKRKAPSLHRIHEPMDEEKLETLNHFLQLNGYNIQIKDTSYAEIMKAVKEIEDNSVGKIFNYLLLRSFMQAYYGADPLGHWGLGFKDYCHFTSPIRRYPDLIVHRVLQATLLETERTYSENEIAVMGLHCSEEERRAADAERDIVKIKSFRYLESTGIKEFKGFIVGIRPSQIFVELDISNLEGVLDKSEFTDEFEVVIKNDFSFYSKKYSKIFFIGDPVSVSLDRIDFEEIKVYLKLKDFKKDDTPPKKK
- a CDS encoding alkaline phosphatase family protein, which produces MNRMYGLIIGLLFILFGCGWEEDYKRAAFLSMQNDTDLILAPYPFNIFDREARDAITLSHYSKEEIKNILEDHDLSWEELKTQWQLDAEEENFSKEVNYTSHYTQYFYDTEIPIWIYGPKWIRNGQYSDPINQQHIPSIYGRILDFKFTNTLDTSYLDKIFQNQNVKPEIIVTVVVDQGGRQLYKAHKGSYPFLEGLKNNSAYFKKAKVGHLESHTAVGHMAIGTGAFPKDSKIFSNEIYSYADGKVLHRPVYQGANKDWDLSELAVPSFSDEWDLFKNNEPVIISQCYAARASVGMAGHGKLFSPSTKNKDSLPSDFDYVYWQDIKNLSWSSYANAFLTPKSAQKYNLYKFYLDNKNQISTHFEAKDAIELMAKIHHFQGSEFQVKMDGALFRDTVSETILNTKKDKDGITDLAYVTLKATDAVGHLYGWESKEAEQVLKATDKEIQTIFQFLKDNFGDNFVMVVTADHGAAPMPEISNGLFLSHEQFFGAVNELLPESERNKQSLIKWVAHSQLSFDREIMKKFNVSEEEIINKILSIQVNQKKFFRKVWRRKEIPNLSL
- a CDS encoding CapA family protein; the protein is MRIKVVGDLMCHNSQISTYYRQKTKDYDSTGSFEFVSNLLQDADLTLGNLETTIAFDPNEFSGYPRFGSPIGFLTGIQNAGFDILSTANNHSADKGPFGIDNTIDSVFNKGMIPIGTYKGNSDYLERKDFFQEINGIKIAIYNYSYSTNGIPVKNERIVRLLDEKTIKEDVRIAKENGIHFVILWYHYGKEYEEKPDNSQTKWVNIGLDTGADIIIGGHPHVVQRVDLFQEDKNLEDRLVAYSLGNFLSAQNRDATDGGIILSFQIEIDSQQRKKIKNVTTDPVWVFPHGYKIIPIQKYKQNEVSIKVPKQSEKRMYAYESHLKKIPGLVF